A single window of Nicotiana sylvestris chromosome 5, ASM39365v2, whole genome shotgun sequence DNA harbors:
- the LOC138868835 gene encoding uncharacterized protein: MQGLGGQVSVAYNDLCLFPDVQLLVGFEMPKFNLYDGQGDPVAHLRGFCSKMRGAGGREELLMAYFSLSLNGAALEWYTHQDHSRWEYSFRWREQAARVDPPMKESEMVDYFLQALDPTYYDHLVSAMGTSFNEVVKMGGMFEEGLKSNKILSYSAIKTTTEAIQNGTGGVIRKKKKEDVATIDSRSWSIDSKLPNPPQKNLDYPISCEYCSGTHGHDTEKCWNLKNAIQELIDTNRIEVQTPEATNINQNPLPTHQETNMIEIVHKGGDTKKLSQTVMIFRSCEVKPVKKSTVEGLVNKVSRTIGVPSVVAEKRTPSDVAAKPEKSKVVVSGVANKLVIIVEGARTDPIIIKPVAQLPIVNSKAIPWNYERVIVTYKGKEVKEEVNEAHGLTRSGRCFSPKELRKAKTSKDNPVLVKKVVTEE; this comes from the exons atgcagggattgggaggccaggtgagcgtgGCCTATAATGATCTGtgtctatttcccgatgttcaaCTACTAGTGGGATTTGAGATGCCCAAATTCAATCTATATGATGGGCAAGGAGACCCAGTGGCCCATTTGAGGGGattttgcagtaaaatgagaggagctggtGGTAGGGAAGaactgttgatggcatactttagcctgAGTCTAAACGGTGCGGCGTTGGAGTGGTATACTCATCAGGATCACAgcagatg ggagtatagttttcgttggagagaacaagcggcaagggttgaccctccaatgaaagagagtgaaatggtggattactttctGCAAGCCCTAGATCCCACTTACTACGACCATCTGGTATCGGCCATGGGCACGTCCTTCAATGAGGTAGTAAAGATGGGTGGCATGTTTGAAGAAGGGCTTAAGTCAAACaaaatcctgagttactcggctattAAGACAACTACCGAAgctattcaaaacggtactgggggagtaatcagaaagaagaagaaagaagatgtggcaacaatTGATTCAAGATCATG GTCAATTGACTcaaaattgccaaaccctcctcAAAAGAACCTTGATTACCctataagctgtgaatattgttctggtactcatgggcatgatacagagaagtgctggAACTTGAAAAATGctatccaggagctcattgatacaaacCGGATTGAAGTTCAAACTCCAGAGGCAAcgaacattaaccagaacccattgccaacacatcaggaaacaaacatgatcgagatagtacataagggaggggaTACCAAGAAGctttcacagaccgtcatgatatTTCGGTCCTGTGAGGTCAAGCCAGTTAAAAAATCAACAGTTGAAGGGTTAGTGAACAAGGTGAGCAGGACAATCGGTGTACCatctgtggtagccgagaaaagAACCCCAAGTGATGTTGCAGCAAAACCAGAAAAGTCGAAAGTGGTTGTGTCAGGAGTGGCAAACAAGCTTgtcataattgtagagggtgcccgtacGGATCCTATCATAATCAAGCCTGTAGCCCAGTtgccgatagtcaacagcaaggctatcccatggaactatgaacgggtaaTAGTGACCtacaagggaaaggaagtgaaagaagaagtcaatgaggcccatgggttaactcgttcggggagatgcttttccccaaaagagttaagaaaagctaaaacctccaaagataacccagttctAGTGAAAAAAGTTGTAACTGAAGAATAG